In Pseudochaenichthys georgianus chromosome 6, fPseGeo1.2, whole genome shotgun sequence, a single window of DNA contains:
- the LOC117447938 gene encoding G2/M phase-specific E3 ubiquitin-protein ligase-like produces MKTFDRNVHGGPYVLLYPDGTKITNIPGTEVPFTLNKYKEVVGKAYQRITLYICTAEDFFTSSQETSSESNSSDSEVIIMSPTSAEFNAADTLIWEPADGESGTDSAAPVLFSDSQEGPGTSGGVLETACYNKYTQLYAPIVIEDKDDSDSVECSHDIPEDTKVDQQSLSEITANLALEIDHRAVSRFNICRSNIWDGAVRGFKRATFSEKKDILVKSSDDEGRFEEGLDTGGPKREFLSLLMKELNKRPIFDGPVESRDLVYNSTAIREDEYYLAGKMIAVSIVHGGPGPNFLSEDLVSYISGQSSFKASVGDITDEEIGRVLQEV; encoded by the exons ATGAAGACCTTCGACAGAAATGTACATGGCGGTCCCTACGTACTGCTCTACCCTGACGGTACAAAGATAACCAATATACCAGGAACAGAAGTACCCTTCACTCTAAACAAGTACAAAGAGGTAGTGGGGAAGGCCTACCAACGTATCACACTGTACATTTGTACAGCTGAAGATTTCTTTACATCTT CTCAGGAAACCAGCTCTGAATCCAACTCATCGGATTCAGAGGTGATCATCATGAGTCCAACTTCTGCAGAATTCAATGCAGCTGATACATTA ATATGGGAACCTGCAGATGGAGAGTCAGGCACTGATTCAGCAGCTCCG GTCTTATTTTCTGACTCACAAGAGGGCCCAGGAACATCAGGAGGTGTGCTGGAAACTGCGTGCTATAA CAAATATACTCAGCTGTATGCGCCCATTGTGATAGAGGATAAGGATGACTCAGACAGTGTTGAGTGCAGTCATGACATTCCAGAGGATACAAA GGTGGACCAGCAATCACTTTCTGAGATAACTGCAAACCTGGCCCTAGAGATTGACCATCGAGCTGTCAGCAGATTTAACATCTGTCGCTCGAACATCTGGGATGGAGCAGTCAGAGGATTCAAAAGGGCAACATTCTCAGAAAAGAAAGACATCCTGGTGAAGTCCTCTGACGATGAAGGGAGGTTTGAGGAAGGTCTCGATACAGGTGGCCCCAAGAGAGAATTCCTCTCCCTTCTCATGAAAGAGCTGAACAAACGGCCCATATTTGATGGACCTGTGGAGAGCCGCGACCTGGTCTACAATTCAACAG CTATCAGAGAGGATGAGTATTATTTAGCAGGGAAGATGATTGCGGTGTCCATTGTGCATGGTGGACCTGGTCCTAATTTTCTGTCAGAGGATCTGGTCAGCTACATCTCAGGGCAGAGCAGTTTCAAGGCATCTGTTGGAGACATTACAGATGAGGAGATAGGGAGAGTCCTACAAGAGGTATGA